Proteins encoded within one genomic window of Vidua macroura isolate BioBank_ID:100142 chromosome 2, ASM2450914v1, whole genome shotgun sequence:
- the SON gene encoding protein SON isoform X1, with translation MATNIEQILRSFVVSKFREIQEEQQQQHGGAKVEGQPNGDTMPAEQAGPSEASGAAGSCQSDQIVQKIEEVLSGALGTELQCNPDVDKNTVKNSTQSTKRSSTGEDEIPRKKAKKNKKHKSKKKKKKKKKRKKEKKHKKQPKESKLSARPGEPAGVQPAPLLVPEQSSSQVNVQHGVLADANLAGHVQPELCSKPTEGLDNQALGLVSHSVTDSQQSAESLGSGDGTLCAANPPFNLESIQSNIAENTSIAQTRICTSEEQIQQSHENIYPVAVNASVVDTGNYTWSSIPSGIVSKSEIQKDSVEAVGGTEVTLKSQGIGEVKASDAALEPETMEVLTYSEASHQSVSQRAAQGLDTAPESVSLASAVTATPTPANWAHPSAVTVAHVAVAGQEVKIPETTEKSLLMGNVRSVERPLELGAASRTSEPSLQPSVISGSLSMTQGSPAEASGVLKAGVPLQHPLTVAAAIPVTHVEISAKTPPGPGAVTKMKEPAMGSVKALETTMEPVGVVAKDVRAAHESLQGKSVEGITGSATALGASGMFLQHGVLAETRSVDRTQGSALPSGLMGMNLAAEAKGLGATSEPTVVVQTFVPQTAPQVQVAEGFRSPQAKDSEGTSLLRESRPESESHVRGLAPSLSLQKENTQGPGGVLTPAAVVEAKTFTTASMSLQVEGVKASEEAMHCGTVASPGLPALGRTPEPVVACESVEPVREAEASAGVMPWQATAEREPLHASQTESSIIAQSQIMTHTRPLQTEVLRTRKDSEHVPEAETGSREAILETVQTSETSSESIQEQIVGHSAAVLESLPRVEENSMASGVLTGLPDVQTQGSAVEHEIAARRTSTQGNELSEMEKAKYLEPASEAGGMRWLESMKESATVEVTGSETVKEVPMGDASPAVPEYLHAEKQQDLQVVLEAKPAAEWKSLGETAEILGVSEIKSSEAVPKPGDVKGLETTLEHEVTAEVQYVEGVQSQQVEDMVIEKEDAEQTQTSEPLVAETVFSSSHAAEEKVSAETPVAETQDLETAPRTDVELKDAEAAIGLEAETKDLEAAPVPETDAEAGSELIEEGQLEDTPEAEDVKEATPEEDSEKRDSETSDVQPDVAARMKETLMRLENVIEKSSHRTSEKKHDSKKQKRSRSKSQSRSRKRKKKSRSRSTSRRLTSKRARSRSRNYSVSRKKHSKSRSRSVEKRERRMSSRRSRRRRSRSSDRYRSKSRSAEKRLSRRRRSRSSDHYRSKSRSVEKLSSRRSRRRRSRSSDRYRSKSRSVEKRLSSRRSGRRRSRSSDRYRSKSRSVEKRLSSRRSGRRRSRSSDRYRSKSRSAEKRLSSRRSGRRRSRSSDRYRSKSRSVEKRLSSRRSGRRRSRSSDRYRSKSRSAEKRLSSWRSRRRHSRSSDRSKSRSRSSEKGGGKEYSWRFRHRSGSSDRSKSRSRSVEKRGRKASVRRSKRQRSKSSDRYKSRSRSVEKRDRKQSSRKSKRQRSKSSDRYKSRSKSVEKKKESSRKSKRRRSKSSERYKSRSRSVEKKRKESSKKSKRKRSKSSDSVKSRSKSVEKKDKLSSAKSSSKHAESSELQESAKGLNNDVPQSSFGSEDKSSNGPTSVALSDEGVNGPVLPPSFGSGLSKTSENLEESSSSVEKTADLQHPATSEFDTSKTPDEQELRSTSVEKTQDSELSMTSENGSTEKAAALESSLPPELPYSTSKSRSSSVEKRGDPETSSVAEFQVSASREDESRTAPLKEVEGPELPPALKRDMQIQSSSLPSEGEVSNFSDGPESQHIPGEHKELSQVLQVPERESSQLADSPGAVEAQRPFLPPEMIRPVIPDGCESGQMQEPSLASDGGHFMSPDGHGSGSSFAAPVEEHPLSVDESFKSPHGNEQRFLSVEKVKTPDVSLTPVCGSVEVSADVISVSSFEVRESRSSVDKALDGPTLPQVLEVDCSRSSEMHDSRYLTGKIDGAGSLVMSKSGIPICHDGHKAKYNSFEQTESAELSAASELRCSILPEGYKLTSAAVEKVEIQKPSLSLESGFSVSADGCESVGTPEKLQPPVTAVTSEGGIVLLPDSHELRPVPAEKAEMLNSSEVKHLASPDGYKLRSAYSEEVQVQEPFLILESRRSVASDGHELASTTFERAEEPSQVSENEYTIGLDGPELTSTPAEKTELRKLYQMPEESCLESIDSRDLQSPSAEETQVQQPALVSENEHAVSWVGQELRSSSPEKAEMQEEAVVPDSAVSSKDHRLPLAGKPEVQECSLLPENEYSESPEGQEVMANPAEKEVQEPSLTPGSEYSIFRQGQILQSGPTESTAVQEPVLVPDNQYSASPKGQELICAYPEKPEVQECSLLSENEYEASPKRHHLRSSPVEKEELEEHSEASESESSISTDSQELQPVVAGKTEGQELSLSEGECPMTPEGQELQSSPAERVLAKEPSLTAEHALPPEEYESRSVRAEETEGVDSTLTAERDHLFFESQEVSFTCLQKADAQDRSPTPENEHGASPDGQELRFTTVEKVDGPEPLTLNDRASMSPDGSDLNSTPVEKMDHAMPSLMPEGRSVSPDNCSVGPGEETGDLEPSLRSERRYSTSSYQEGQEPRSPMEEEGLESSVTSEHRRSPSPEGHDQKSIADEEMDDLERRSTSPDEHESRSSIGEEAEDLEQPLTTERRCSESSDEHESRSTTGEEAEDAETSLAAERRDSTSSDDRESRSAAGEDVEDGEPSLTAERRHSTSSDDHESRSSADEEAEDVTAEHRSVSPDGRESRSTVGEEAEDQELSLTAERRHSTSSDEQESRSTAGEDAEDVEPSSAAEQRDSTSSDEQESRSTAGEEAEDVEPLTAEHRRSASPDGAESRSTTAEEEGEDAEPSLTAEQRESTSSDEHESESSSGEEEGEDAEPSLADEEKQDSMPLEQSEEQDSSFVPESRRSESSEREKSRSKSVDKASDKESPQRSVSRHSKSPARQKSRSTSVEKTADKESVRRYRRRRSRSTARQRSQSTSVEKTADKESSRRSRRRRSRSAARQRSQSKSVEKAADKESSRRSRSRRSRSSQRRSKRYDTDSRSRRNRSRSATRRRASRSRSSSLSRSRHRRRSRSRSASRRRRSLSRDRRKRSQRNRSRSTDRRRRRSDSRDRRISLRLRSRSRTPLRQRRSRSRGRRRSSSRSPIRLRRSRSSGRRRYSRSPDRRRSRSSEFSSRSPKRLTDLDKAQLLEIAKANAAAMCAKSGVPLPPSLMPLLSQKKDDKANQKSSRDTLKELTEKCKKIAQSTDDVIVNKPHVSDEEEEERPFYNHPFKLSEPKPIFFNLSTPSIKPAPPPQPKNQVSLSKEFPVSSGSQHRKKEADSVYGEWVPVDKNGKDDGKDDVFPKPAIECVDITTAMNDRAVAQKRLNENSFDLEAMCMLNRAQEQIDAWAQSNSIPGQFTGSTGAQILSSDELTNSGPQAWIRKDQFLRAAPVTGGMGAQLMRKMGWREGEGLGKNKEGSVEPIMVDFKTDRKGLVAVGEKAQKRSGHYVVMKDLSGKHPVSALMEICNKRRWTPPEFVLVDDSGPDHRKHFIFKKHLTGLAEDGGAVSVLECASPVPGKAKPSPWSTLFWDPRAGAPLEPGWESWGCSPGGQKAPGRPQSSLQGLKGLQESCRGTGDKTWRGRTQGVASHCQRAGLAGILGMRNCSLAGWAGSGTGLPLGPWQCPRPGWTLGLGAALGSGRYPCPWPGWSGMRFKVPPNPKPGGMPQNVRAERQPGVPCVPKELPRLCLGQPRPPR, from the exons ATGGCGACGAATATCGAGCAGATCCTCCGCTCCTTTGTGGTCAGCAAATTCCGGGAgatccaggaggagcagcagcagcagcacggcgG tGCAAAGGTGGAAGGCCAGCCCAATGGTGACACGATGCCAGCTGAGCAGGCCGGGCCTTCCGaagcctctggagctgctgggagttGTCAGAGTGATCAGATAGTGCAGAAAATAGAGGAAGTGCTCTCGGGAGCCCTCgggacagagctgcagtgcaACCCAG ATGTAGacaaaaatactgtgaaaaataGTACTCAGTCTACAAAAAGGAGCTCTACTGGTGAAGATGAAATTCctaggaaaaaagcaaagaaaaacaagaagcacaaaagcaagaagaagaagaaaaagaagaagaaaaggaagaaagagaaaaagcataaaaagcaACCAAAGGAATCCAAGTTGAGTGCACGTCCCGGCGAACCTGCGGGCGTGCAGCCGGCCCCTCTCTTGGTGCCAGAGCAGTCCAGCTCCCAAGTGAATGTACAGCATGGAGTGCTTGCAGATGCAAACCTGGCTGGCCACGTGCAGCCAGAACTGTGCTCAAAACCAACGGAGGGGCTTGATAATCAAGCTTTAGGACTTGTTTCTCATTCAGTGACTGATTCTCAGCAATCTGCAGAAAGTCTTGGAAGTGGGGATGGGACTTTGTGTGCAGCAAATCCTCCATTTAATTTAGAAAGCATCCAGTCTAATATCGCAGAAAATACTAGTATAGCTCAAACTAGAATTTGCACTAGTGAAGAACAAATTCAACAGtcccatgaaaatatttatcctgTAGCTGTTAATGCCAGTGTTGTTGATACTGGAAATTATACTTGGTCCAGCATCCCATCTGGAATTGTCAGTAAATCAGAGATTCAGAAAGATTCAGTAGAAGCAGTAGGAGGTACAGAAGTCACTCTGAAATCTCAAGGCATTGGGGAAGTAAAAGCTTCAGACGCAGCTCTCGAGCCTGAGACCATGGAGGTGTTGACTTACTCAGAAGCATCTCATCAGTCTGTGTCTCAGAGGGCAGCACAGGGGTTGGACACAGCTCCAGAATCCGTGTCCTTGGCAAGTGCTGTGACAGCAACCCCTACACCTGCTAATTGGGCACATCCAAGTGCTGTGACTGTAGCTCACGTGGCCGTGGCTGGGCAAGAAGTGAAAATTccagaaacaactgaaaaatctCTGCTCATGGGAAATGTGAGAAGTGTGGAGAGACCTTTGGAACTGGGGGCTGCGAGCAGAACTTCGGAgccatccctgcagccctcagtTATATCTGGGAGTTTGAGCATGACGCAGGGCAGCCCTGCGGAGGCTTCCGGTGTTCTGAAAGCAGGTGTACCTTTGCAACATCCTTTGACAGTAGCTGCAGCCATCCCTGTGACCCACGTGGAAATAAGTGCCAAAACACCTCCAGGACCAGGAGCTGTTACAAAAATGAAGGAACCAGCTATGGGAAGTGTGAAAGCTTTAGAAACAACCATGGAACCTGTGGGTGTTGTAGCAAAAGATGTCAGAGCAGCTCATGAAAGTCTGCAAGGCAAAAGTGTGGAAGGTATCACTGGTTCTGCAACAGCACTGGGTGCATCAGGAATGTTCCTACAACATGGAGTGTTGGCAGAAACAAGGAGTGTGGACAGAACCCAGGGATCTGCACTTCCATCAGGATTGATGGGTATGAACTTGGCTGCAGAGGCAAAAGGATTAGGAGCAACTTCAGAACCCACAGTGGTTGTACAGACCTTTGTTCCCCAAACAGCTCCACAAGTCCAGGTGGCAGAGGGTTTTAGGAGTCCACAAGCAAAGGATTCAGAAGGTACTTCATTGCTGAGAGAATCAAGACCTGAGAGTGAATCACACGTGAGAGGTTTGGCACCTTCCCTGtctttgcagaaggaaaacacacaagGTCCAGGAGGAGTCCTGACACCAGCGGCTGTGGTGGAAGCAAAAACTTTTACAACAGCTTCGATGTCCTTACAAGTAGAAGGTGTGAAAGCTTCAGAAGAAGCTATGCATTGTGGGACTGTTGCAAGTCCAGGACTTCCTGCCTTAGGAAGGACTCCTGAACCTGTAGTTGCATGTGAAAGCGTGGAACCAGTTAGAGAGGCTGAGGCGTCAGCAGGGGTGATGCCATGGCAAgccacagcagagagagaacCTCTCCATGCAAGCCAGACAGAGAGTTCCATCATTGCCCAGTCTCAGATCATGACACACACAAGGCCCTTACAAACTGAGGTGCTGAGGACGAGAAAGGATTCGGAGCATGTTCCAGAAGCAGagacagggagcagagaagCAATCCTGGAAACTGTGCAAACTTCAGAAACCAGTTCAGAATCTATTCAGGAACAAATAGTAGGTCATTCAGCAGCAGTATTGGAGTCTTTGCCCAGAGTGGAAGAAAATAGTATGGCATCAGGAGTACTGACAGGATTGCCAGATGTGCAAACTCAGGGATCTGCTGTAGAACATGAAATTGCAGCAAGGAGGACCAGCACACAAGGAAATGAGCTCTCAGAAATggagaaagcaaaatatctgGAGCCAGCATCAGAAGCTGGAGGAATGAGGTGGTTGGAGAGCATGAAAGAGTCTGCAACAGTAGAGGTGACAGGTTCTGAAACAGTTAAAGAGGTACCCATGGGTGATGCTTCACCAGCTGTTCCAGAATACTTgcatgctgaaaagcagcaagatcTTCAAGTAGTTCTAGAAGCAAAACCTGCTGCAGAATGGAAGAGTTTAGGAGAGACTGCAGAAATCTTGGGTgtatctgaaataaaatcttctGAAGCAGTTCCAAAACCAGGGGATGTGAAAGGCCTGGAAACCACCCTGGAACATGAAGTGACAGCCGAGGTACAATATGTAGAAGGAGTACAGAGTCAACAGGTGGAGGATATGGTGATTGAGAAGGAAGATGCGGAGCAGACTCAAACATCTGAGCCTTTAGTAGCAGAAACAGTTTTTAGTTCTTCacatgcagcagaggaaaaagttTCAGCAGAGACTCCTGTAGCAGAAACACAAGATTTGGAAACAGCTCCTCGGACTGATGTAGAGCTGAAAGATGCAGAAGCAGCTATAGGGTTGGAGGCAGAGACAAAAGATTTGGAAGCAGCCCCAGTACCTGAGACTGATGCAGAAGCAGGTTCAGAACTTATAGAGGAAGGCCAGTTGGAAGACACTCCAGAGGCTGAGGATGTCAAAGAAGCAACTCCTGAAGAGGACTCAGAGAAAAGAGACTCGGAAACATCTGATGTGCAACCAGATGTGGCGGCACGAATGAAGGAGACTCTCATGAGGCTTGAGAATGTTATTGAAAAAAGTAGTCATAGAACCAGTGAGAAAAAACATgattcaaagaaacagaaaaggagcCGTTCCAAGTCTCAGTCCAGGTCTAGGAAGCGGAAGAAAAAATCAAGGTCACGTTCTACTTCCAGGCGTTTGACCTCTAAAAGAGCGCGTTCTAGGAGCAGAAACTATTCAGTTTCCAGAAAAAAGCATTCCAAATCTAGGTCCCGATCTgtggagaagagagagagacgAATGTCTTCCCGGCGGTCCAGGCGTAGACGTTCTAGGTCATCTGACCGTTACAGGTCTAAATCCAGATCAGCAGAAAAGAGATTGTCCAGACGGAGACGTTCCAGGTCGTCTGACCACTACAGGTCTAAATCCAGGTCAGTGGAGAAACTGTCCTCCAGACGGTCCAGACGCAGACGCTCCAGGTCATCTGACCGCTACAGATCCAAGTCCAGATCAGTGGAGAAGCGATTGTCCTCCCGAAGGTCTGGGCGCAGACGTTCCAGGTCGTCCGACCGCTACAGATCTAAGTCACGGTCAGTGGAGAAGCGACTGTCCTCTCGAAGGTCTGGGCGGAGACGTTCCAGGTCTTCTGACCGCTACAGGTCCAAGTCCAGGTCAGCGGAGAAGCGGTTGTCTTCCCGAAGGTCCGGGCGCAGACGTTCCAGGTCTTCTGACCGCTACAGATCCAAGTCCAGGTCAGTGGAGAAGCGGCTGTCCTCCCGAAGGTCCGGGCGCAGACGTTCCAGGTCGTCGGACCGCTACAGGTCTAAGTCCAGGTCAGCAGAAAAGAGGTTGTCCTCCTGGCGATCCCGCCGCAGACATTCCAGGTCCTCTGACCGCTCAAAATCTAGATCCAGGTCTTCAGAAAAGGGAGGAGGCAAAGAATACTCCTGGAGGTTCAGACATCGGTCTGGTTCCTCTGATCGTTCAAAATCCAGGTCAAGATCTGTTGAGAAAAGAGGTCGGAAGGCATCTGTACGGAGGTCCAAACGTCAGCGCTCGAAGTCCTCGGATCGCTACAAGTCTCGATCCCGGTCAGTAGAAAAAAGGGATCGAAAGCAATCATCGCGGAAGTCTAAACGTCAGCGCTCCAAGTCCTCTGACCGCTACAAGTCTAGATCcaaatcagtggaaaaaaagaaggaatccTCACGAAAATCCAAGCGTCGACGCTCAAAATCTTCTGAACGTTACAAGTCTAGGTCTAGGTCTGTCGAAAAAAAGCGCAAGGAGTcttcaaaaaaatccaaacggaAACGTTCCAAGTCCTCTGACAGTGTTAAGTCAAGGTCCaaatctgtagaaaaaaaagataagttATCCTCAGCAAAGTCCAGTAGCAAGCATGCGGAGTCTTCTGAACTTCAGGAGTCAGCCAAAGGTCTTAATAATGATGTTCCTCAATCTTCTTTTGGAAGTGAAGATAAATCCTCTAATGGTCCCACATCAGTAGCTTTGTCTGATGAAGGAGTAAACGGCCCAGTGCTGCCACCATCATTTGGAAGTGGATTATCCAAAACTTCAGAGAATCTTGAGGAAAGCTCCTCATCTGTTGAGAAAACAGCAGATCTGCAGCATCCTGCCACATCTGAATTTGATACCTCCAAAACCCCAGATGAGCAGGAATTGAGATCCACATCTGTGGAAAAAACACAGGATTCAGAGCTGTCTATGACATCTGAAAATGGATCaactgaaaaagcagcagctctggagtcTTCATTGCCACCTGAACTTCCATATTCCACATCCAAGTCAAGATCCTCATCTGTTGAAAAAAGGGGAGATCCAGAAACTTCTTCAGTAGCAGAATTTCAAGTCTCTGCATCCCGTGAAGATGAGTCCAGAACTGCACCTCTCAAAGAAGTAGAAGGTCCAGAGCTTCCTCCAGCACTTAAAAGAGACATGCAAATTCAGTCATCTTCTCTCCCGTCCGAAGGTGAGGTCTCCAACTTCTCTGATGGTCCTGAATCGCAGCACATCCCTGGTGAACACAAAGAGCTTTCACAGGTTCTGCAAGTACCTGAACGTGAGTCTTCCCAGCTGGCTGACAGCCCTGGAGCAGTGGAAGCTCAGAGGCCTTTCCTGCCACCTGAAATGATCCGCCCTGTGATCCCCGATGGCTGTGAGTCAGGCCAGATGCAGGAGCCGTCTCTGGCTTCTGACGGTGGACATTTCATGTCTCCTGATGGACACGGATCAGGATCCAGCTTCGCTGCACCAGTAGAGGAGCATCCATTGTCTGTAGACGAGTCCTTTAAGTCACCACATGGAAATGAACAAAGATTTTTATCTGTTGAAAAAGTCAAGACTCCAGATGTTTCCCTGACACCTGTGTGTGGTTCTGTTGAGGTGTCTGCCGACGTCATTTCAGTGTCTTCTTTTGAAGTTCGTGAGTCCAGATCATCTGTTGACAAAGCTTTAGACGGTCCAACGCTTCCACAAGTGCTTGAGGTTGACTGCTCCAGATCTTCGGAAATGCATGATTCGAGATACCTAACTGGAAAAATAGATGGTGCAGGATCTTTGGTGATGTCTAAAAGTGGGATTCCCATATGCCACGATGGCCACAAAGCAAAGTACAATTCCTTTGAGCAAACAGAAAGTGCAGAACTGTCAGCGGCATCTGAGCTCCGGTGTTCCATCTTACCTGAAGGCTATAAATTGACATCTGCTGCAGTTGAAAAAGTGGAGATCCAGAAGCCTTCTCTCTCACTGGAAAGTGGCTTCTCCGTGTCTGCTGATGGCTGTGAATCAGTGGGCACACCTGAAAAACTACAGCCCCCAGTGACTGCTGTGACATCGGAAGGTGGGATCGTGCTGTTGCCAGACAGTCACGAGCTGAGACCCGTCCCTGCggagaaagcagaaatgctGAATTCATCTGAAGTGAAACACCTGGCGTCCCCTGATGGCTACAAGCTGAGATCTGCCTACAGTGAAGAAGTGCAGGTGCAGGAGCCCTTTCTGATACTGGAAAGCAGGCGTTCTGTTGCCTCCGATGGTCATGAGTTGGCATCCACCACTTTTGAAAGAGCTGAGGAGCCTTCTCAAGTGTCTGAAAATGAGTACACAATAGGGCTTGATGGCCCGGAGTTGACATCAACCCCTGCTGAAAAAACAGAGCTGCGGAAGCTTTATCAGATGCCTGAAGAAAGCTGTCTGGAGTCCATCGACAGCCGGGACCTGCAGTCACCCTCTGCTGAAGAGACACAGGTACAGCAGCCTGCTCTGGTGTCTGAAAATGAACATGCTGTGTCCTGGGTGGGCCAGGAGTTGAGGTCCAGCTCTCCTGAGAAGGCAGAGAtgcaggaggaggctgtggtTCCTGACAGTGCTGTATCTTCTAAAGATCACAGATTGCCCTTGGCTGGAAAACCAGAAGTGCAGGAGTGTTCTCTGCTGCCTGAAAATGAATACAGTGAGTCTCCTGAGGGCCAGGAGGTGATGGCCAACCCTGCTGAGAAGGAGGTGCAAGAACCTTCTCTGACACCTGGCAGTGAATATTCCATCTTCCGTCAAGGCCAAATACTGCAGTCTGGCCCCACTGaaagcacagcagtgcaggagccAGTGCTGGTCCCAGACAACCAATACTCTGCATCTCCCAAAGGGCAGGAGCTGATCTGTGCGTACCCTGAAAAACCAGAGGTGCAGGAGTGTTCTTTGCTGTCTGAAAACGAGTACGAGGCATCCCCCAAAAGGCATCATTTGAGATCCAGTCCTGTTGAAAAAGAAGAATTGGAGGAACACTCTGAAGCATCTGAAAGTGAAAGTTCAATATCCACTGATAGCCAGGAGTTGCAGCCTGTTGTTGCTGGAAAAACAGAGGGGCAGGAATTGTCCTTGTCTGAAGGTGAATGTCCCATGACTCCTGAAGGTCAGGAGCTGCAGTCCAGCCCTGCTGAAAGAGTACTAGCCAAGGAACCTTCTCTGACAGCTGAACATGCTCTGCCACCTGAAGAGTACGAGTCAAGATCGGTGCGTGCTGAGGAAACAGAGGGTGTGGATTCTACTTTGACAGCTGAACGTGACCATCTCTTTTTCGAGAGCCAGGAGGTGAGTTTCACCTGTCTTCAGAAAGCAGATGCGCAGGACCGTTCTCCAACACCTGAAAATGAACATGGAGCATCTCCTGATGGGCAGGAGTTGAGATTCACCACTGTTGAAAAAGTAGATGGTCCTGAACCTTTGACACTGAATGATAGAGCCTCCATGTCCCCTGATGGCAGCGACTTGAATTCCACCCCTGTTGAAAAAATGGATCATGCAATGCCTTCTTTAATGCCTGAAGGGCGCTCGGTGTCTCCTGATAACTGCAGTGTGGGCCCTGGTGAAGAAACGGGGGATCTGGAGCCCTCTTTGAGATCTGAGCGTAGATACTCCACATCCTCCTACCAGGAAGGTCAGGAGCCGAGGTCTCCCATGGAGGAAGAGGGTCTGGAGTCCTCTGTGACTTCTGAACATAGACGATCCCCATCCCCTGAGGGCCATGACCAGAAGTCTATTGCAGATGAAGAAATGGATGATCTGGAGAGGCGTTCCACTTCCCCTGATGAGCACGAGTCAAGATCTAGCATTGGTGAAGAAGCAGAGGATCTGGAGCAGCCTTTGACAACAGAACGTAGGTGCTCTGAGTCCTCTGATGAGCACGAGTCAAGGTCAACCACCGGAGAAGAGGCAGAGGATGCAGAGACCTCTTTGGCAGCTGAAAGAAGAGATTCCACATCCTCTGATGACCGTGAGTCGAGGTCTGCTGCTGGGGAAGACGTAGAAGATGGGGAGCCCTCCTTGACAGCTGAACGTAGACACTCCACATCTTCTGATGACCATGAGTCGAGGTCTTCAGCTGATGAAGAAGCAGAGGATGTGACAGCTGAACATCGCTCTGTGTCTCCTGATGGACGTGAGTCACGGTCAACCGTTGGTGAGGAAGCAGAGGACCAGGAGCTCTCTTTGACAGCTGAGCGTAGACACTCCACATCTTCAGATGAACAGGAGTCAAGGTCTACTGCTGGTGAAGATGCAGAGGATGTGGAACCCTCCTCGGCAGCTGAGCAAAGAGATTCCACCTCATCAGACGAGCAAGAGTCAAGGTCTACTGCTGGTGAAGAAGCTGAGGATGTGGAACCTCTGACAGCTGAACACAGACGTTCGGCATCCCCTGATGGGGCTGAATCGAGGTCTACCACTGctgaagaagaaggagaggaTGCAGAGCCCTCCTTGACAGCTGAACAAAGAGAGTCCACATCGTCAGATGAGCATGAGTCAGAGTCTTCCAGTGGcgaagaggagggagaggatgCAGAACCCTCTTTGGCAGatgaggaaaagcaggattCCATGCCTCTTGAGCAGTCAGAGGAACAGGACTCTTCCTTTGTCCCTGAAAGCAGACGTTCTGAGTCTTCCGAGCGTGAAAAATCCAGATCCAAATCTGTTGATAAAGCATCTGACAAGGAGTCTCCACAGAGATCTGTAAGCAGGCACTCAAAGTCTCCTGCTCGCCAGAAGAGTCGATCCACATCTGTGGAAAAAACAGCAGACAAGGAATCCGTGCGGAGGTACAGACGGAGACGCTCCAGGTCCACGGCTCGCCAGAGGAGCCAGTCAACATCTGTAGAGAAGACAGCAGACAAGGAATCCTCACGCAGGTCCAGGCGGAGACGCTCCAGGTCCGCTGCTCGCCAGAGGAGTCAGTCCAAGTCTGTGGAGAAAGCAGCAGACAAAGAATCATCGCGCAGGTCCAGAAGCCGGCGCTCCAGGTCCTCCCAGCGCAGGTCCAAGAGATACGACACAGACTCGCGCTCCAGACGGAATCGCTCCAGGTCAGCCACGCGGAGAAGAGCATCCAGGTCTCGGTCCAGCTCGTTGTCACGTTCCAGGCACAGGAGGAGAAGCAGGTCAAGGTCGGCATCGCGAAGGCGGCGCTCCTTGTCCAGAGACAGGCGCAAGAGGTCTCAGAGAAACAGATCGAGATCTACtgacaggagaaggagaagatcCGACTCCAGAGACCGCAGGATATCGCTCCGATTGCGGAGCAGGAGTCGGACCCCTCTTCGCCAGAGGCGGTCGCGGTCCAGGGGAAGGAGACGGAGCTCCAGCAGGTCCCCGATCCGGCTGCGGCGCTCGCGGTCCTCGGGGAGAAGGCGCTACAGCAGGTCCCCCGACCGGCGCAGGTCCAGGTCCTCGGAGTTCTCCAGCAGATCACCCAAACGTCTTACAGACCTGG ACAAGGCCCAGCTGCTTGAGATCGCCAAAGCCAACGCAGCCGCCATGTGCGCGAAGTCTGGCGTGCCCTTACCCCCGAGCCTGATGCCTCTGCTGTCCCAGAAGAAGGATGACAAAGCCAACCAGAAGTCCTCGAGGGACACCCTGAAGGAGCTCACTGAG aaatgcaagaAGATTGCTCAGAGCACTGATGATGTGATAGTGAACAAGCCTCACGTTTctgatgaagaggaggaagaacgTCCTTTCTATAACCATCCTTTTAAGCTGAGTGAACCCAAACCTATTTTCTTCAATTTAAGT actCCCAGCATAAAACCAGCACCACCACCCCAACCAAAAAACCAGGTCAGCCTGTCCAAGGAATTCCCTGTTTCCTCTGGGTCTCAGCATAGGAAGAAGGAGGCAGACAGTGTGTATGGAGAGTGGGTTCCCGTGGACAAAAACGGCAAAGACGACGGCAAGGACGATGTTTTCCCCAAGCCAGCCATTGAG TGTGTGGACATAACCACAGCCATGAACGACAGAGCAGTGGCCCAGAAAAGGCTCAATGAGAACTCCTTTGACCTGGAGGCCATGTGCATGTTGAACCGGGCACAGGAGCAG ATCGACGCCTGGGCTCAGTCCAACTCCATCCCTGGGCAGTTCACGGGCAGCACCGGAGCGCAGATCCTGTCCTCGGACGAGCTCACCAACAGCGGGCCCCAGGCGTGGATTCGAAAG GATCAGTTCTTAAGAGCAGCCCCTGTAACTGGAGGAATGGGAGCTCAGCTGATGAGGAAAATGGgctggagagaaggagaagggctTGGGAAGAACAAGGAAGGCAGCGTTGAGCCCATCATGGTGGACTTTAAGACGGATCGAAAAG GGCTTGTTGCTGTGGGAGAGAAGGCCCAGAAGAGGTCCGGCCATTACGTGGTGATGAAGGATCTTTCAG ggaagCACCCGGTGTCTGCGCTGATGGAGATCTGCAACAAGAGGAGGTGGACGCCCCCCGAGTTCGTGCTGGTGGACGACAGTGGGCCTGATCACCGCAAACATTTCATCTTCAAG AAACACCTCACGGGGCTGGCTGAGGATGGTGGAGCCGTCTCGGTGCTGGAATGTGCAAGTCCTGTTCCTGGAAAGGCCAAACCGAGTCCCTGGAGCACTTTATTCTgggatcccagggctggagcccctctggagccaggctgggagagctgggggtgctcacctggaggacagaaggctccagggagacctcagagctccttgcagggcctaaaggggctccaggagagctgcagagggactggggacaagacCTGGAGGGGCAGAACACAGGGagtggcttcccactgccagagggcagggctggctgggatcttgggaatgaggaattgttccctggcaggttgggcaggctctggcacagggctgcccctgggtccctggcagtgcccaaggccaggttggacactggggcttggagcagccttgggcagtggaaggtatccctgcccatggccggGGTGGAGTgggatgagatttaaggtccctcccaacccgAAGCCCGGTGGGATGCCACAAAACGTCCGTGCTGAGAGGCAGCCAGGGGTTCCGTGTGTCCCTAAAGAACTGCCCAGACTGTGCCTGGGGCAGCCACGGCCCCCTCGCTAA